In bacterium, the DNA window CACAAGGAAGGCAAGTAGACGTGCGTAGGCCAGTAGCTCTAACGGCTAGAGCAGCGGACTCCAAATCCGCGGGTTGGGGGTTCGAATCCCTCCTGGCCTGCCAGATATCGCCGGAGGCCGGCCGGTAGCGGGGCGGCGGCCCTGGTCGACGGGGCCGGCAGCCCGGAACGGGACGAGACTGAAGATGCTTGAGAAGATCAAGGTGTTCTTCCAGGAAGTGAGCGTCGAGCTGAAGAAGGTCAGCTGGCCGACGCGCCAGCAGACCGTGTCCGCCACCGTCGTGGTGATCACGGTCTCGTTCATCGTGGCCTTCTTCCTCGGGATCGTCGACATCGTCCTCGCCCGGATCGTCGGCGGGATCATGAAGTAGGGCGCTGCGCCGGCGGCGAAAGAGGAATAGAGGAGCGGGAAAGCGGCATGAGCGAAGCGGTGGGCACGGCGGTCGAACAGCGCTGGTACGTCATCCACACCTACTCGGGCTTCGAGGCCAAGGTGCGCGAGAGCCTGCTCGAGCGCATGGCGGCCGCCGGGTGGGCGGAGAAGATCGCGGAGGTGCTCGTGCCCTCCGAGGAGATCGTCGAGCTCAAGAAGGGCAAGCGCCGCGTCTCCGAGCGCAAGATCTTCCCCGGCTACATCCTGGTGAAGATGGAGCTCAACGACGAGACCTGGCACCTCGTGCAGGAGACCCCGCGCATCACGGGCTTCGTCGGCGGGCGCACCCACCCGACGCCGCTGAGCGAGGCGGAGGTCCAGGAGATCATCAAGGCCACGAGCGCGGAGGAGGGTCCCAAGCCGCGCGTGCGCTTCCGCATCGGCGAGAGCGTGCGGATCACCGACGGGCCGTTCACGAACTTCACGGGGTCGGTGGACACGGTCAACGAGGAGCGCGGCAAGCTGCGCGTGATGGTCAGCATCTTCGGCCGGTCGACGCCGGTCGAGCTCGACTACCTCCAGGTGGAGCGGGTCTAGCGCCCGCCGCGGCGGGGACGAAGGAGAGAAAGGCGAAGCAATGGCGAAGAAAGAGACGGCGAAAGTCAAGCTGCAGCTCCAGGCGGGCAAGGCCAACCCCTCCCCGCCCGTCGGGCCGGCGCTCTCGCAGCACGGCGTCAACATCATGGAGTTCTGCAAGGCCTTCAACGCGGCGACCGCGAAGGAGGAGGGGATGGTCATCCCGGTGATCATCACGGTCTACTCCGACCGCTCCTTCTCCTTCATCCAGAAGACGCCGCCGGCGGCGGTGCTGCTCAAGAAGGCCGCCGGCCTGGTCAAGGGCTCGGGGACGACCGGGCGCGAGAAGGTCGGTTCGGTCACGAAGAAGCAGGTCGAGGACATCGCGCGCCAGAAGCTGCCCGACCTCAACGCGAAGGACCTCGCCGGGGCGATCAAGACCGTCGAGGGCACCGCGCGGAGCATGGGCCTCGAGGTCACGCAGTAGCGAACCGGGGGCGCGCACCAAGGCGGGGATCGGCCCCGCGCGCGGCGCGCCTCAAGCGACGGTAGGAGCCTGCCGGCGGCACACCGGGGGCGCTCGCACTACCGGGAGGAGAGACGGATGGCACAGCACGGCAAGAAGTACCGCGCGGCGCTCGCGGGCGTCGACCGCGAGAAGCGCTACGGCCTCGAGGAGGCGGTGGCGCTGGTGAAGAAGCTCGCCTACGCCAAGTACGACGAGGCGGTCGAGATCTCGATCCGCCTCGGCATCGACGCGAAGAAGACCGACCAGCTCGTGCGCGGCTCGGTGGTCCTGCCGCACGGCCTGGGCCGGAAGGTCCGCGTCCTGGTCTTCGCCAAGGGCGACAAGGCCAACGAGGCCCGCGACGCCGGCGCCGACGAGTACGGCGGCGACGAGCTGGTCGAGAAGATCCAGGGCGGCTTCATGGACTTCGACAAGGTGATCGCGACCCCGGACATGATGGGCCAGGTCGGGCGGCTCGGGAAGGTGCTCGGCCCCCGCGGCCTGATGCCCAACCCCAAGCTCGGCACCGTGACCTTCGACGTGGCGCGCGCGATCCAGGAGGTCAAGGCCGGCCGCGCCGAGTACCGCGCGGAGAAGGCCGGCATCGTGCACGCCGGCGTCGGCCGCAAGTCCTTCGACGACGCGAAGCTCGTGGACAACATCCGCGCCTTCATGGACAGCGTGCTCAAGGCCAAGCCGGCCACGAGCAAGGGGCAGTACCTCAAGGGCGTCGCCCTCTCGACCACGATCGGTCCGGGGGTGAAGCTCGACGTGGGGCAGTTCGGCGGGGCCCACTAGGGGGCTCCGCTCGCGCTACGGCAAGACGGAGGCAGGACGCGCCCGAGATGTCACAGACAGCTGGTCTCCCCCGCCACGGGGGAGGTAATGGCCGGGGGGAGCCCGGCCGCCCGCCGAGACGGAAGATGGCGTCGCGAGACCTTCTTCTCCGATCAGTGACCATCCCTGGCAGAGAGACTCCGGCCGATCTTTCCAGGGAAAGGGGGTAAAGACACGTGAAGCGTCAGGAGAAAGTCGAGACGGTGGAGCGGCTGCAGGCGGAGATCGCCAGCCGGCCGAACCTCTTCCTCGCGGAGTACCGCGGCATGACGGTCGAGCAGGTCACCGACCTGCGCGTCAAGGTCCGCAAGGCCGACGGCGCGATGCAGGTGGTGAAGAACACCTTCCTGCGCCGGGCGGTGGCCGGTCAGCCGCAGGAGCCGGTCGCGGCGGGCGCCAAGGGCCCGAACGCGCTGTTCCTCGGCGGCGCCGACGTCGTCGAGCTGACCAAGGTCCTCGCGGCGGCGGACAAGGACATCCAGCCGTTCGTGCTCAAGGGCGGCGTGGTCGACGGCCGCGCCGTGACGGCCGCGGAGATCCGCCAGATCTCCGAGCTGCCGCCGCGCGCGGTGCTGCTCGGACGGGCGGTCGGCAGCATGGTCAGCCCGCTGCGCGGGTTCGTCAGCGTCTGCCAGGGCAACATCCGCAAGCTCGTCTACGCGCTCGAGGCGGTGCGCCAGGCGAAGGAGAAGAGCGCGGCCTAGCGGCCGCGGCACAATCGCAACGGACGGCCGGCGCGCCGCGGCAGAACGCGGCGGCCGGCTGCTGAGAAAAGGGAGAGAACGAAGATGTCCACGATCACGAAAGAGCAGGTTGTCGCCTTCATCGAGAACATGACCGTCCTGGAGCTGGCGGGCTTCGTCAAGGAGCTCGAGGAGAAGTTCGGCGTCTCCGCGGCGGCCCCGGTCGCCATGATGGCGGCCGGCGCGGGCCCGGCGGCGGCCGCTGCGGCGCCCGCCGAGCAGACCGAGTTCGACGTCATGCTCATGGCGGCCGGCGCCGAGAAGATCAAGGTGATCAAGGTCGTGCGCGAGAAGACCGGGCTCGGCCTGAAGGAGGCCAAGGCGGTCGTCGACGAGGCGCCGAAGCCCGTCAAGGAGAAGGTCTCCAAGGAGGAGGCCGAGGCGATCAAGAAGGCCCTCGAGGAGGTCGGCGCGCAGGTCCAGGTCAAGTAGCCGGGCGGGCCCCCGGTCGTCCCGGATCCGACGAGGCGAGCCGCTGTCGGAGGCATCCGGAAAATGAGGCGCCCGGCACGGCAGCGGCCGGGCCTGTCGGGCGCATCAGGCTCTGAGGTCATTGTGAGCGAGGGAGAGTAATGAAAAAAAGAAGGAGCTTCGGCACGCACCCGCGGCGGGAGTTCTCCAAGATCCCGCCCTTCATCGAGGTGCCGTACCTGCTCGGGATCCAGACGAGCTCCTACGACCGCTTCCTCCAGAAGGACGTGGCGCCCGAGAAGCGGGAGAACCTCGGTCTGCAGGCCGTGTTCCACAGCGTCTTCCCGATCCAGGACTTCAAGGGGGTCGCGGCGCTGGAGTACGTGCGCTACATGATCGGGGACCCGAAGTACTCGGCGGACGAGTGCCGCGAGCGGGGCATGACCCTCTCGGCCCCCCTGAAGGTCACCATCCGGCTCGTGCTCTACCAGAAAGACGCCGCCGGCAAGAAGACCGTCAAGGACATGAAGGAGCAGGAGGTCTACTTCGGCGAGCTGCCGCTGATGACCCCGACGGGCACCTTCATCATCAACGGCACCGAGCGCGTCGTCGTGAGCCAGATGCACAAGTCCCCGGGCGTCTTCTTCGACTCCGAGAAGAGCAAGACCGGGCCCGTCGTGCGCACGCTGTACGCGGCGCGGATGATCCCCTACCGCGGCTCCTGGCTGGACTTCGAGTTCGACGCCAAGGACGTGCTCTACGCGCGCATCGACCGGCGCCGCAAGTTCCTCGCCACGACCTTCCTCCAGGCCATGGGCTTCACCCGCCAGGAGATCCTCGACACCTTCTACCGGCGCGAGATCGTCACCCAGGCCGAGACCGGCGCCTTCTCCAAGCGGCTCGACCCCGAGCTGCACCAGGGGCACAAGCTCAAGCGCGCGATCGCGCACCCCAAGACGAAGGAGGTCCTCGTCAAGGAGGGCCACAAGCTCAGCGGTGCGCTGCTCAAGAAGCTCAAGGCCAGCGGCGTCGAGCAGATCCCCCTGGCGCCCGAGGAGCTCGTCGGGCAGTTCACCGCCCGCGAGGTGGCCGACCCGGCCGGCGGCGAGGCGCTCCTCGGCGGCAACGTCGCGATCGGCGAGGCCGACCTGCAGAAGATCCGCGAGAGGAAGATCGCCACGCTCGAGCTGCTCGCCATCGACGGGCTGCACACGACGAGCCACCTGCGCGACACCCTCGAGATCGACGCGATCCGCTCGACCGACGAGGCGCTCGTCGAGATCTACAAGAAGATGCGGCCGGGCGAGCCGCCGACGCTCGAGACCTCGCGCGTCTTCTTCGAGAACCTCTTCTTCAACCCCAAGCGCTACGACCTCTCGCCGGTCGGGCGCATGAAGCTCACGACGAAGCTCCTGCTCCAGGGCCGCGTGGAGAAGGACGTGCGCGTGCTCACGCGCGACGACATCATCGAGACGCTGCGCCGGCTCATCCGCATCAACGCCGGCCAGGGCCGCCCCGACGACGTCGACCACCTCGGCAACCGCCGCGTCAAGTCCATCGGCGAGCTGCTCGAGAACCAGTTCCGCATCGGCCTCGTGCGCATGGAGCGCGCGCTGAAGGAGCGGATGGCGGTGCAGGAGGTCGAGCAGCTCACGCCGCACGACCTGGTCAACGCCCGCCCGGTGGACGCCGCGATCAAGGAGTTCTTCGGCTCCAGCCAGCTCTCCCAGTTCATGGACCAGACCAACCCGCTGGCCGAGGTCACCCACAAGCGCCGGCTCTCGGCGCTCGGCCCCGGCGGCCTGACGCGCGAGCGCGCCGGCTTCGAGGTGCGCGA includes these proteins:
- the rplK gene encoding 50S ribosomal protein L11, which gives rise to MAKKETAKVKLQLQAGKANPSPPVGPALSQHGVNIMEFCKAFNAATAKEEGMVIPVIITVYSDRSFSFIQKTPPAAVLLKKAAGLVKGSGTTGREKVGSVTKKQVEDIARQKLPDLNAKDLAGAIKTVEGTARSMGLEVTQ
- the rplA gene encoding 50S ribosomal protein L1, with the protein product MAQHGKKYRAALAGVDREKRYGLEEAVALVKKLAYAKYDEAVEISIRLGIDAKKTDQLVRGSVVLPHGLGRKVRVLVFAKGDKANEARDAGADEYGGDELVEKIQGGFMDFDKVIATPDMMGQVGRLGKVLGPRGLMPNPKLGTVTFDVARAIQEVKAGRAEYRAEKAGIVHAGVGRKSFDDAKLVDNIRAFMDSVLKAKPATSKGQYLKGVALSTTIGPGVKLDVGQFGGAH
- the rplL gene encoding 50S ribosomal protein L7/L12, whose amino-acid sequence is MSTITKEQVVAFIENMTVLELAGFVKELEEKFGVSAAAPVAMMAAGAGPAAAAAAPAEQTEFDVMLMAAGAEKIKVIKVVREKTGLGLKEAKAVVDEAPKPVKEKVSKEEAEAIKKALEEVGAQVQVK
- the nusG gene encoding transcription termination/antitermination protein NusG translates to MSEAVGTAVEQRWYVIHTYSGFEAKVRESLLERMAAAGWAEKIAEVLVPSEEIVELKKGKRRVSERKIFPGYILVKMELNDETWHLVQETPRITGFVGGRTHPTPLSEAEVQEIIKATSAEEGPKPRVRFRIGESVRITDGPFTNFTGSVDTVNEERGKLRVMVSIFGRSTPVELDYLQVERV
- the rplJ gene encoding 50S ribosomal protein L10, whose amino-acid sequence is MKRQEKVETVERLQAEIASRPNLFLAEYRGMTVEQVTDLRVKVRKADGAMQVVKNTFLRRAVAGQPQEPVAAGAKGPNALFLGGADVVELTKVLAAADKDIQPFVLKGGVVDGRAVTAAEIRQISELPPRAVLLGRAVGSMVSPLRGFVSVCQGNIRKLVYALEAVRQAKEKSAA
- the secE gene encoding preprotein translocase subunit SecE; its protein translation is MLEKIKVFFQEVSVELKKVSWPTRQQTVSATVVVITVSFIVAFFLGIVDIVLARIVGGIMK